Proteins encoded by one window of Bos javanicus breed banteng chromosome 22, ARS-OSU_banteng_1.0, whole genome shotgun sequence:
- the CAMKV gene encoding caM kinase-like vesicle-associated protein isoform X1, which produces MFDFSSFTKLFCKRETCPPPAVLMFFASLPVPGIFRFVEMTLTAQSPAMPFGCVTLGDKKNYNQPSEVTDRYDLGQVIKTEEFCEIFRAKDKTTGKLHTCKKFQKRDGRKVRKAAKNEIGILKMVKHPNILQLVDVFVTRKEYFIFLELATGREVFDWILDQGYYSERDTSNVVRQVLEAVAYLHSLKIVHRNLKLENLVYYNRLKNSKIVISDFHLAKLENGLIKEPCGTPEYLAPEVVGRQRYGRPVDCWAIGVIMYILLSGNPPFYEEVEEDDYENHDKNLFRKILAGDYEFDSPYWDDISQAAKDLVTRLMEVEQDQRITAEEAISHEWISGNAASDKNIKDGVCAQIEKNFARAKWKKAVRVTTLMKRLRAPEQSGTAAAQSAPGTDTATPGAAGGATAASAAASALGGSATPATAGDATKSENVAPADRSATPATDGSTTPATDGSVTPATDGSITPATDGSVTPATDRSVTPATDGRATPGMEESTVPTTQSSATPAAKAVATPEPALTQPDSTAPGGATGQAPPSSKGEEATGCAQESRRVETS; this is translated from the exons ATGTTCGACTTCAGTAGCTTCACCAAACTGTTTTGCAAACGAGAAACTTGCCCTCCACCAGCAGTGCTCATGTTCTTTGCATCTTTGCCAGTGCCTGGCATCTTTAGATTTGTGGAGATGACTCTGACAG CTCAGAGCCCGGCAATGCCGTTTGGGTGTGTGACTCTGGGCGACAAGAAGAACTATAACCAGCCATCGGAGGTGACTGACAGATATGATTTGGGACAGGTCATCAAGAC TGAGGAGTTCTGTGAGATCTTCCGGGCCAAGGACAAGACGACAGGCAAGCTGCACACCTGCAAGAAGTTCCAGAAGCGGGATGGCCGCAAGGTGCGGAAGGCAGCAAAGAACGAGATAGGCATCCTCAAGAT GGTGAAGCATCCGAACATCCTGCAATTGGTGGATGTGTTTGTGACTCGCAAGGAGTACTTTATCTTCCTGGAGCT GGCCACGGGGAGGGAGGTGTTTGACTGGATCCTGGACCAGGGCTACTACTCGGAGCGAGACACGAGCAACGTGGTGCGGCAGGTCCTGGAGGCGGTGGCCTACCTGCACTCACTCAAGATCGTACACAGGAACCTCAAG CTGGAGAACCTGGTTTACTACAACCGACTGAAGAACTCAAAGATCGTCATCAGCGACTTTCACCTGGCTAAGCTAGAGAATGGCCTCATCAAGGAGCCCTGTGGGACCCCCGAATACCTGG CCCCAGAGGTGGTAGGCCGGCAGCGGTATGGACGCCCTGTGGACTGCTGGGCCATTGGAGTCATCATGTACATCCT GCTTTCAGGGAATCCACCTTTCTATGAGGAGGTAGAGGAAGATGACTATGAGAACCACGACAAGAATCTCTTCCGCAAAATCCTGGCTGGTGATTATGAGTTTGACTCTCCATACTGGGATGACATTTCACAGGCAG CCAAAGACCTGGTCACAAGGCTGATGGAGGTGGAGCAAGACCAGCGGATCACTGCAGAAGAGGCCATCTCCCATGAGTG gatttctggcaATGCTGCTTCTGATAAGAACATTAAGGATGGTGTCTGTGCCCAGATTGAAAAGAACTTTGCCAGAGCTAAGTGGAAG AAAGCTGTCCGAGTGACCACCCTCATGAAACGGCTCAGGGCCCCAGAGCAGTCTGGCACGGCTGCAGCCCAGTCTGCTCCAGGCACAGACACTGCCACCCCTGGGGCTGCAGGCGGGGCCACGGCTGCAAGTGCAGCTGCCTCAGCCCTTGGGGGCAGTGCCACCCCAGCCACAGCGGGTGATGCTACAAAGAGTGAGAATGTGGCCCCCGCCGACCGTAGTGCCACCCCAGCCACAGATGGCAGTACCACCCCAGCCACTGATGGGAGCGTCACCCCAGCCACTGATGGGAGCATCACCCCAGCCACCGATGGGAGTGTCACCCCAGCCACTGACAGAAGTGTTACTCCAGCCACTGATGGGAGAGCCACACCAGGCATGGAAGAGAGCACCGTGCCCACCACCCAAAGTAGTGCCACACCGGCTGCCAAGGCTGTTGCCACCCCTGAGCCGGCTTTGACCCAGCCGGACAGCACAGCCCCAGGGGGCGCAACAGGCCAGGCTCCACCCTCTAGTAAAGGGGAAGAGGCTACTGGCTGTGCCCAGGAGTCTCGGAGGGTGGAGACCAGCTGA
- the CAMKV gene encoding caM kinase-like vesicle-associated protein isoform X2 yields MPFGCVTLGDKKNYNQPSEVTDRYDLGQVIKTEEFCEIFRAKDKTTGKLHTCKKFQKRDGRKVRKAAKNEIGILKMVKHPNILQLVDVFVTRKEYFIFLELATGREVFDWILDQGYYSERDTSNVVRQVLEAVAYLHSLKIVHRNLKLENLVYYNRLKNSKIVISDFHLAKLENGLIKEPCGTPEYLAPEVVGRQRYGRPVDCWAIGVIMYILLSGNPPFYEEVEEDDYENHDKNLFRKILAGDYEFDSPYWDDISQAAKDLVTRLMEVEQDQRITAEEAISHEWISGNAASDKNIKDGVCAQIEKNFARAKWKKAVRVTTLMKRLRAPEQSGTAAAQSAPGTDTATPGAAGGATAASAAASALGGSATPATAGDATKSENVAPADRSATPATDGSTTPATDGSVTPATDGSITPATDGSVTPATDRSVTPATDGRATPGMEESTVPTTQSSATPAAKAVATPEPALTQPDSTAPGGATGQAPPSSKGEEATGCAQESRRVETS; encoded by the exons ATGCCGTTTGGGTGTGTGACTCTGGGCGACAAGAAGAACTATAACCAGCCATCGGAGGTGACTGACAGATATGATTTGGGACAGGTCATCAAGAC TGAGGAGTTCTGTGAGATCTTCCGGGCCAAGGACAAGACGACAGGCAAGCTGCACACCTGCAAGAAGTTCCAGAAGCGGGATGGCCGCAAGGTGCGGAAGGCAGCAAAGAACGAGATAGGCATCCTCAAGAT GGTGAAGCATCCGAACATCCTGCAATTGGTGGATGTGTTTGTGACTCGCAAGGAGTACTTTATCTTCCTGGAGCT GGCCACGGGGAGGGAGGTGTTTGACTGGATCCTGGACCAGGGCTACTACTCGGAGCGAGACACGAGCAACGTGGTGCGGCAGGTCCTGGAGGCGGTGGCCTACCTGCACTCACTCAAGATCGTACACAGGAACCTCAAG CTGGAGAACCTGGTTTACTACAACCGACTGAAGAACTCAAAGATCGTCATCAGCGACTTTCACCTGGCTAAGCTAGAGAATGGCCTCATCAAGGAGCCCTGTGGGACCCCCGAATACCTGG CCCCAGAGGTGGTAGGCCGGCAGCGGTATGGACGCCCTGTGGACTGCTGGGCCATTGGAGTCATCATGTACATCCT GCTTTCAGGGAATCCACCTTTCTATGAGGAGGTAGAGGAAGATGACTATGAGAACCACGACAAGAATCTCTTCCGCAAAATCCTGGCTGGTGATTATGAGTTTGACTCTCCATACTGGGATGACATTTCACAGGCAG CCAAAGACCTGGTCACAAGGCTGATGGAGGTGGAGCAAGACCAGCGGATCACTGCAGAAGAGGCCATCTCCCATGAGTG gatttctggcaATGCTGCTTCTGATAAGAACATTAAGGATGGTGTCTGTGCCCAGATTGAAAAGAACTTTGCCAGAGCTAAGTGGAAG AAAGCTGTCCGAGTGACCACCCTCATGAAACGGCTCAGGGCCCCAGAGCAGTCTGGCACGGCTGCAGCCCAGTCTGCTCCAGGCACAGACACTGCCACCCCTGGGGCTGCAGGCGGGGCCACGGCTGCAAGTGCAGCTGCCTCAGCCCTTGGGGGCAGTGCCACCCCAGCCACAGCGGGTGATGCTACAAAGAGTGAGAATGTGGCCCCCGCCGACCGTAGTGCCACCCCAGCCACAGATGGCAGTACCACCCCAGCCACTGATGGGAGCGTCACCCCAGCCACTGATGGGAGCATCACCCCAGCCACCGATGGGAGTGTCACCCCAGCCACTGACAGAAGTGTTACTCCAGCCACTGATGGGAGAGCCACACCAGGCATGGAAGAGAGCACCGTGCCCACCACCCAAAGTAGTGCCACACCGGCTGCCAAGGCTGTTGCCACCCCTGAGCCGGCTTTGACCCAGCCGGACAGCACAGCCCCAGGGGGCGCAACAGGCCAGGCTCCACCCTCTAGTAAAGGGGAAGAGGCTACTGGCTGTGCCCAGGAGTCTCGGAGGGTGGAGACCAGCTGA